The Castanea sativa cultivar Marrone di Chiusa Pesio chromosome 11, ASM4071231v1 genome contains a region encoding:
- the LOC142615234 gene encoding E3 ubiquitin-protein ligase BIG BROTHER, with product MNANGQMEVHYINTGCPYTVTESFMNFFEGLTHMPVNYGHAVPMHDQESVYWSMNMHSYKFGLSGPGNTYYGPYEVNDHLPRAEVSRSAWDYPSTINEEPATTDSQSEGDAAMGVHAIPEECSPTHHNSNSPQVAWQDNVDLDNMTYEELLDLGEAVGTQSRGLSQDLINLLPTSKYKFKNLFSAKKARERCVVCQMRYKRGDRQIKLPCKHVYHSECITKWLSISKICPICNTEVFG from the exons ATGAATGCGAATGGACAAATGGAGGTGCATTACATAAACACCGGTTGTCCTTACACGGTTACAGAAAGTTTTATGAACTTCTTCGAAGGCCTTACTCATATGCCAGTCAATTATGGTCATGCTGTACCTATGCATGATCag GAAAGTGTATACTGGTCAATGAATATGCATTCTTACAAATTTGGATTATCTGGACCGGGGAATACTTATTATGGTCCTTATGAGGTAAATGACCATTTACCAAGAGCAGAGGTCAGCAGGAGTGCTTGGGATTACCCTTCAACGATTAATGAAGAGCCTGCAACCACAGACTCACAATCTGAAGGAGATGCAGCCATGGGTGTGCACGCTATCCCTGAAGAAT GCAGTCCAACTCATCACAATAGTAATAGTCCACAG GTTGCATGGCAAGACAATGTTGATCTGGATAACATGACCTATGAG GAATTACTTGACTTAGGTGAGGCAGTTGGAACTCAAAGTCGAGGTCTTTCACAGGATCTTATTAATTTGCTTCCAACTTCAAAgtacaaatttaaaaacttattcTCAGCAAAGAAAGCTAGAGAGAG GTGTGTGGTTTGCCAGATGAGGTACAAAAGAGGTGACCGGCAAATAAAATTGCCTTGCAAGCATGTTTACCATAGTGAATGCATCACCAAATGGCTTAGCATTAGCAAG ATATGCCCAATTTGCAACACTGAGGTATTTGGCTAG
- the LOC142615772 gene encoding ADP,ATP carrier protein 1, mitochondrial-like: MVDQVQHPTVFQKAAGQLHLRSGISMDVQSFDGAYRQAALYQRRATFGNYSNAAFQYPIMPACGATTDLSAVASTASPIFIAAPKEKGNFLIDFLMGGVSAAVSKTAAAPIERVKLLIQNQDEMIKSGRLSEPYKGIGDCFGRTIKDEGFASLWRGNTANVIRYFPTQALNFAFKDYFKRLFNFKKDKDGYWKWFAGNLASGGAAGASSLLFVYSLDYARTRLANDAKAAKKGGERQFNGLVDVYKKTLATDGIAGLYRGFNISCVGIIVYRGLYFGMYDSLKPVLLTGDLADSFFASFALGWLITNGAGLASYPIDTVRRRMMMTSGEAVKYKSSLDAFSQILKNEGPKSLFKGAGANILRAVAGAGVLAGYDKLQLIVFGKKYGSGGA; encoded by the exons ATGGTTGATCAGGTTCAACACCCCACAGTCTTTCAGAAGGCAGCTGGCCAGCTCCATCTCCGCTCTGGTATTTCCATGGATGTTCAGAGTTTTGATGGTGCTTACCGTCAGGCAGCTCTGTACCAAAGGCGTGCCACATTTGGAAACTACTCAAATGCTGCCTTCCAGTATCCCATAATGCCAGCTTGTGGAGCTACTACTGATCTATCTGCTGTTGCATCGACTGCCTCCCCAATTTTCATTGCAGCCCCTAAAGAGAAAGGAAACTTTCTCATTGATTTCCTTATGGGTGGTGTATCTGCTGCCGTATCCAAAACAGCTGCTGCTCCAATTGAGCGTGTTAAACTTTTGATTCAGAACCAGGATGAGATGATTAAATCCGGGAGGTTGTCCGAACCCTACAAGGGTATTGGTGATTGTTTCGGCCGAACAATTAAGGATGAGGGATTTGCTTCATTGTGGAGAGGGAACACTGCTAATGTCATCCGTTACTTCCCTACTCAG GCCTTGAACTTTGCATTCAAGGATTACTTCAAGAGGCTTTTCAACTTCAAGAAGGACAAGGATGGTTACTGGAAATGGTTTGCTGGTAACTTGGCCTCTGGTGGTGCAGCTGGTGCTTCATCCCTTCTCTTTGTTTACTCGCTGGACTATGCCCGTACCCGTCTGGCTAATGATGCTAAGGCTGCAAAGAAGGGAGGAGAGAGGCAATTCAATGGTCTGGTTGATGTCTACAAAAAGACACTGGCAACTGATGGTATTGCTGGTCTCTACCGTGGATTCAACATTTCATGTGTTGGTATCATCGTGTACCGTGGTCTTTACTTCGGAATGTATGATTCTTTGAAGCCAGTTCTCCTGACTGGAGACTTAGCG GATAGTTTCTTTGCTAGCTTTGCCCTTGGTTGGCTCATCACCAATGGTGCTGGTCTTGCATCCTACCCAATTGACACTGTTCGTAGAAGAATGATGATGACCTCCGGTGAAGCTGTCAAGTACAAGAGCTCATTGGATGCATTCTCCCAGATTTTGAAGAATGAGGGCCCCAAGTCTCTCTTCAAGGGTGCTGGTGCAAACATCCTCCGTGCTGTTGCTGGTGCTGGTGTCCTTGCCGGTTATGACAAGTTACAGTTAATTGTGTTCGGAAAGAAATACGGATCTGGTGGTGCTTAA